The proteins below come from a single Chryseobacterium nepalense genomic window:
- a CDS encoding calcium:proton antiporter, whose product MYKNKYLRTWTIIVPLLSWLLYFASAFFSSGYYSILLTFLLLGSVLAAVYHSEVIAHRIGEPFGTLLLAFAITVIEVGLIISIMLGAKGLETITLARDTVFAAVMIILTGIIGICIVIGSLRYREQSFTLKGVSTALITLTAVVVFLLILPNYTVSHSGGEYTSFQLLFIALICLSLYIGFTMVQTIRHRSFFISPQNKLLEDHGKKNNYKKSSYKTIYISSFFLMLCLGIVVLMAKLLSKDVEFLVIAVGAPRSAVGIIIAGIVLLPEALSAFRAAKNDQIQTSLNLAFGSALASIGLSIPAIAIISVITGIRMTLGIDIKSTVLLGLSLFIITVSLATGKTNIMQGIVLVGIFLIYLFIAVVP is encoded by the coding sequence ATGTATAAAAACAAATACTTACGGACATGGACAATCATTGTTCCGCTTTTATCATGGCTCTTATATTTTGCAAGTGCTTTTTTTTCTTCAGGCTATTATTCGATCCTTTTAACTTTTTTACTGTTAGGAAGCGTTTTGGCGGCAGTTTATCACTCGGAAGTTATTGCACACCGCATTGGTGAACCTTTCGGTACATTGCTTTTGGCGTTTGCCATTACGGTGATAGAAGTGGGACTTATCATTTCCATTATGTTGGGCGCTAAAGGGCTGGAAACAATTACCCTGGCAAGAGATACTGTTTTTGCAGCCGTAATGATTATTCTTACCGGAATTATCGGGATCTGTATTGTCATAGGTTCATTGAGATACCGGGAGCAGTCTTTTACCCTGAAAGGTGTAAGCACAGCTCTTATTACTCTTACAGCAGTAGTGGTATTTCTGCTTATACTCCCGAATTATACGGTGAGCCACAGCGGCGGAGAATATACATCTTTTCAGCTGCTTTTCATTGCGCTGATCTGCCTGTCACTTTACATTGGCTTTACAATGGTTCAGACAATAAGGCACCGGAGCTTCTTTATTTCACCTCAGAACAAACTTTTGGAAGATCATGGTAAAAAAAATAATTATAAAAAAAGTTCTTATAAGACGATCTACATCAGCAGTTTTTTTCTAATGCTTTGTCTTGGGATAGTAGTATTGATGGCAAAGCTGCTTTCTAAAGATGTTGAATTTCTGGTGATTGCTGTTGGTGCACCCAGATCTGCAGTTGGGATTATCATTGCCGGGATCGTGCTTTTGCCCGAAGCGCTGTCGGCGTTCAGGGCTGCAAAAAATGATCAGATCCAGACTTCTTTGAATCTTGCATTTGGCTCTGCACTGGCAAGTATCGGGCTAAGTATTCCGGCTATTGCAATTATATCTGTTATTACCGGTATAAGAATGACGCTGGGTATTGATATCAAATCAACAGTCCTTCTCGGGCTTTCTTTATTTATTATCACGGTATCACTTGCTACCGGTAAGACCAATATTATGCAGGGGATTGTATTGGTAGGGATTTTTTTAATTTATCTTTTTATAGCCGTAGTGCCTTAA
- a CDS encoding helix-turn-helix domain-containing protein: MINDYRKYELFGKTLMQKIELTGPFRYDFPVAEQACFIYMMKGELQYRSDDKSVNIPTDYSLFLNCISSGKHIQNSSREESCHIVIVTFYPDILKKIYDRELPLLMQKPENMVSNKSNQKINNDFLVKKYVEGLLFYFENPSLVNEDILILKLKEIILLLAQSESAASVQLILSRLFSPAAYSFKQIIEANLFSQLTIEQLAEQNNLSVSSFKREFARLYNDTPAHYIRNKKLEKAADLLLISDERITDIAYDCGFNDLATFTKSFQDKFHSSPSNYRLSHKESR; the protein is encoded by the coding sequence ATGATTAATGATTACAGAAAATATGAACTATTCGGAAAGACCCTGATGCAGAAAATCGAACTGACAGGGCCGTTCAGATACGATTTTCCGGTGGCCGAACAAGCGTGTTTTATTTATATGATGAAGGGAGAACTTCAATACAGATCGGATGATAAATCGGTTAATATTCCTACGGATTATTCATTATTTCTGAATTGTATAAGTTCTGGAAAGCATATTCAGAATTCCAGTCGTGAGGAAAGCTGTCATATTGTTATCGTTACTTTTTATCCTGATATTTTAAAGAAGATTTATGACCGGGAATTGCCGTTGCTTATGCAAAAACCGGAAAATATGGTTTCAAATAAATCCAATCAGAAGATTAATAACGATTTTCTGGTTAAGAAATATGTGGAAGGCCTGCTTTTCTATTTCGAAAACCCTTCGCTCGTCAACGAAGATATCCTGATTCTTAAGCTAAAGGAAATCATTTTACTGCTGGCTCAGTCTGAAAGTGCAGCATCTGTTCAGTTGATCCTGTCCCGGCTTTTTTCTCCGGCGGCTTATTCTTTTAAGCAGATCATTGAAGCGAATTTGTTTTCACAGTTAACTATTGAGCAGCTGGCCGAACAGAACAACCTCAGTGTTTCTTCCTTCAAAAGAGAATTCGCAAGACTTTATAACGACACACCTGCCCATTATATAAGAAATAAAAAACTTGAGAAAGCAGCAGATCTACTCCTGATTTCAGATGAAAGGATTACCGATATTGCATATGATTGCGGATTTAATGATCTTGCAACATTTACGAAGAGCTTTCAGGATAAATTCCACAGCAGTCCTTCAAATTACCGTCTCAGCCACAAAGAAAGCAGATGA
- a CDS encoding GNAT family N-acetyltransferase, with amino-acid sequence MIRAKKEDIPKLVALLTASFEDNKSANFAVKNKKSLPGLFEYSIAKGFLFGDVWMNDDRTVCAILLDPKKKKPGIQSVLLDLQLIFKVVGLSRIKKVLKKEDITEQTLPQNVDYIHLWFLGVMPKLQGNGIGTLFLQELIEYYKASKEAMCLETSTLVNIPFYEKQGFSRYATKYFGFEFFFYIKQF; translated from the coding sequence ATGATAAGGGCAAAAAAGGAAGATATTCCTAAACTGGTAGCACTGCTGACCGCATCTTTTGAAGATAACAAATCTGCAAATTTTGCTGTAAAGAACAAAAAATCACTTCCCGGACTTTTTGAATATTCAATTGCAAAAGGGTTTCTCTTTGGTGATGTCTGGATGAATGATGATAGAACGGTCTGTGCCATTTTACTGGATCCGAAGAAAAAAAAGCCTGGCATACAATCGGTTTTGCTTGATCTTCAATTGATCTTTAAAGTGGTAGGACTATCAAGAATTAAGAAAGTTCTGAAGAAAGAGGACATTACTGAGCAAACCCTTCCTCAAAATGTAGATTATATTCATTTGTGGTTTTTGGGGGTAATGCCGAAATTACAGGGCAACGGAATAGGAACCTTGTTTTTACAGGAGCTGATTGAATATTATAAAGCTTCAAAAGAAGCCATGTGCCTGGAAACTTCTACATTAGTCAATATTCCTTTCTATGAAAAGCAGGGATTTTCCAGATATGCCACGAAATACTTCGGGTTTGAGTTCTTTTTTTATATCAAACAGTTTTAA
- a CDS encoding glycosyltransferase family 2 protein, with the protein MESFWEIIFSNIRYSNWSTILNWGWYVFIIDIPRFLILEVIVLFVTFRNRFLSKDRWEGAHTRMMREYPLVTVLVPGHNEGRHLHKMVVSMQKQTYKNIEIIVVDDGSTDNTGIIGRSFEKKGFITKFLRSEIRGGKASAANLGLKYSKGKFIVHIDADSSLDTDAIEKSLLPFYVYKNVGGVGGNLMVRNDEDSLTSTMQYLEYQQSISISRIVLSSLGIYKIISGAFGVFPRKVLERVGGWDVGPGLDGDLTVKIRKIGYNIHFEQNAICNTHVPVAWSKLARQRLRWSRSLVRFRLRKHYDIWIPNKNFRWSNFFAFFENVFFGLVLDITWMIYMLRIIIENPEFLLFWLPLKYLVYLLLYFMQFIVCLVIVKNKKKYLSKIIYIPLYPLYMGYFMRIVRTIAYFDELFFYDSYKDPWNPQKTSKKAREFGA; encoded by the coding sequence GTGGAAAGTTTCTGGGAAATTATTTTTTCTAATATAAGGTATTCAAACTGGTCTACTATCCTGAACTGGGGCTGGTATGTTTTCATCATAGATATTCCAAGGTTTCTTATCCTGGAGGTCATCGTGCTTTTTGTTACCTTCAGAAATCGTTTTTTAAGTAAAGACAGATGGGAAGGAGCACATACAAGAATGATGAGGGAATATCCTTTGGTTACGGTTCTTGTTCCCGGCCATAATGAAGGAAGACATCTTCATAAAATGGTGGTTTCCATGCAGAAGCAGACGTATAAGAATATTGAAATTATCGTTGTTGATGATGGCTCTACGGATAATACCGGAATTATCGGAAGATCTTTTGAGAAAAAAGGGTTCATCACAAAATTCCTCCGGTCCGAAATTCGGGGCGGAAAAGCTTCGGCTGCCAATCTCGGACTGAAATATTCTAAAGGGAAGTTCATCGTACATATTGATGCAGACTCATCCCTTGACACCGATGCTATCGAAAAATCCCTCCTCCCCTTTTATGTTTACAAAAATGTTGGCGGTGTCGGCGGAAACCTAATGGTGAGAAACGATGAAGATTCCCTTACCTCTACCATGCAATATCTGGAATATCAGCAGTCGATCAGTATCTCAAGGATTGTTCTTTCCAGCTTAGGAATTTACAAGATTATTTCAGGAGCATTTGGTGTTTTCCCTAGAAAAGTACTGGAAAGAGTTGGTGGCTGGGATGTAGGTCCGGGTCTGGATGGTGATCTTACGGTGAAGATCAGGAAAATAGGCTATAATATTCATTTTGAGCAGAATGCAATATGCAATACCCATGTTCCGGTAGCATGGAGCAAACTTGCCAGACAGAGGTTGCGCTGGTCTCGCTCGCTGGTGCGGTTCAGGTTACGAAAACACTATGATATATGGATTCCTAACAAGAATTTCAGATGGTCTAACTTTTTCGCTTTTTTTGAAAATGTTTTTTTTGGATTAGTGCTGGATATCACCTGGATGATTTATATGCTAAGAATAATAATTGAAAATCCTGAATTCTTACTTTTTTGGCTGCCTCTTAAATATTTAGTATATTTGCTGCTCTATTTTATGCAGTTTATCGTTTGCCTGGTAATAGTGAAAAATAAAAAGAAATATTTATCAAAGATCATTTACATTCCGCTTTATCCTTTATATATGGGATACTTCATGCGCATCGTAAGAACTATTGCCTATTTCGACGAACTCTTCTTCTACGATTCTTACAAAGATCCGTGGAACCCCCAGAAAACTTCAAAAAAAGCACGTGAATTCGGTGCGTAA
- a CDS encoding HlyD family secretion protein: protein MEINFNDDKITEESYEKPVKKRRWDRWIYFGILLLIVFSVLKWIISSWIFDYADGFLKQQQFDVKFTSDIRILNYTVKEGSAVKKGDTLFSYEFYDTNLRKNSIQDSLKNLVANTSFDNNIASINAQISKKKSLAADLRKRVAFWQSEKKRKEKLVYINQITPNELANVDRSIDDLTYELASVNADIVALNDEIAKMFQINNQRNNLAREENRTSTINNYYISPVNGNTDRFRISDGQVAYKSDIITSIVHKRQFVQAYIDISDLDEFKEGDRVAIKLPYGFNKTLTGQVKKIYSISEIKDNTLLNKTLNDNKYGVVIDIVPIDGKSWEEVKVSNIPVKVRKLKFT, encoded by the coding sequence ATGGAAATCAATTTTAATGACGATAAAATAACAGAAGAATCTTACGAAAAACCTGTAAAAAAAAGAAGATGGGACCGTTGGATTTACTTTGGCATTTTATTGTTAATCGTTTTTTCTGTACTCAAATGGATCATTTCTTCATGGATATTTGATTATGCAGACGGATTTCTCAAGCAGCAGCAATTTGATGTGAAATTTACCAGCGATATACGAATCCTTAACTATACGGTAAAGGAAGGTTCTGCGGTAAAAAAAGGGGATACCTTGTTCAGCTATGAATTTTATGATACCAATCTTCGTAAAAACAGCATTCAGGATTCCCTGAAAAATCTCGTAGCCAATACGTCTTTTGATAATAATATTGCATCAATCAACGCCCAGATCTCAAAAAAGAAAAGCCTTGCAGCCGACCTGAGAAAAAGAGTGGCTTTCTGGCAAAGCGAGAAAAAAAGGAAAGAAAAACTGGTATATATCAACCAGATTACGCCAAACGAACTTGCCAACGTAGACCGGTCTATTGACGATCTTACCTATGAGCTCGCTTCGGTAAATGCCGATATTGTAGCACTGAATGATGAAATTGCAAAGATGTTCCAGATTAATAACCAGAGAAACAATCTGGCAAGAGAAGAAAACAGAACGTCCACCATTAACAATTATTATATCTCACCGGTAAATGGGAATACCGACCGTTTCAGAATTTCAGACGGGCAGGTTGCCTATAAATCAGACATTATTACATCAATTGTCCACAAAAGACAGTTTGTACAGGCATATATTGATATAAGCGATCTGGATGAATTTAAAGAAGGCGACCGGGTAGCCATAAAACTGCCTTACGGATTTAACAAAACGCTTACGGGACAGGTAAAGAAAATTTACTCTATTTCAGAGATTAAAGACAATACTCTTCTTAATAAAACCTTGAATGACAATAAATACGGCGTTGTAATTGATATTGTACCGATAGACGGAAAATCCTGGGAAGAAGTAAAGGTCAGTAATATTCCGGTAAAAGTAAGAAAACTAAAATTTACATAA
- a CDS encoding TolC family protein codes for MQILLLTNFFIFFNAQNKSTLSINSKSLSVLAEEYKEIYTTAKEIMTNLLAENKTAETNHVDFSVSDISLNKTEPAIDSKNIKFKNTPHLNWVSDMSYNFSPGFGDDDNIFYRARVSSGLDWLALGEGSLKNQKMQNALNEKMRNMDVLEKQKYKKELNHKENLDQVRAAFDAKKIKLLSDYEKLLKIQNDFTAKQNKIGLKNDAEAAQSKYRLDKISIERKSLESLSKTSDNQNFNNEIINSEIPDLIPVENINFSALVKDKEVALKMEKEILDMKRKRDKQPDLRFKLRYNYYSALSRDRNFASVGATINLPVSRSKNDLESENEMKLKENSIQDLQLLYRNRLSEIYRDYYLAKSEIEVLESEVQYLEAELKVNSTNEKSNTFSPAAYLATAEKLLNNQIQICDKKSDLYEKYLDYRMLSGTDDTAENLQKLTNNDNAGNETYIWSSFFTNYSNAYIINLMNHWHINRVFLSIGKVTDLVKVSDFMALAAQNNIQVYRLIGENSYAKTDDGFNDLQIALQDAKNMGFAGVHLDIEPHTFDDYKTNVDLYAQRLINLFTSSKTWCTQNNMDLGVSVPMQLPAEVATALYNNSIMTYIMAYDVLTLDKKLNKTAVIRNILGPDLYVWVFRINDFQVFSDLLDAEAYVQAAGVTKIGYYDLSQMNNFKP; via the coding sequence TTGCAAATTCTACTACTAACGAATTTCTTCATTTTTTTTAATGCTCAAAACAAATCAACATTAAGTATAAATTCAAAATCCCTAAGCGTTCTTGCAGAAGAGTACAAAGAGATTTACACCACTGCCAAAGAAATCATGACAAATCTTCTGGCAGAAAATAAAACTGCTGAAACAAATCATGTTGATTTCTCAGTATCAGATATTTCTTTAAATAAAACTGAACCTGCAATTGATTCCAAAAACATAAAATTTAAAAATACGCCACATCTGAATTGGGTTTCGGATATGAGCTATAACTTCAGTCCGGGATTTGGTGATGATGATAATATTTTTTACCGCGCAAGAGTATCTTCGGGTCTGGACTGGCTTGCTTTAGGAGAAGGAAGCCTCAAAAACCAGAAAATGCAGAACGCTCTCAATGAGAAAATGAGGAATATGGATGTTTTAGAAAAACAGAAATATAAAAAAGAACTCAATCATAAAGAGAATCTGGACCAGGTAAGAGCTGCCTTCGATGCAAAAAAAATAAAACTTTTATCTGATTATGAAAAACTTCTGAAAATTCAAAACGATTTTACTGCTAAACAAAATAAAATCGGATTAAAAAATGATGCAGAAGCCGCACAGTCGAAATACAGGCTGGATAAAATTTCCATAGAAAGAAAATCACTTGAAAGTCTTTCAAAAACTTCTGATAATCAAAATTTTAACAACGAAATAATCAATTCAGAAATTCCGGACCTGATACCGGTTGAAAATATTAATTTCAGTGCTCTGGTAAAAGACAAGGAAGTCGCTCTAAAAATGGAGAAAGAAATCCTGGACATGAAACGCAAAAGAGACAAGCAGCCTGATCTCAGATTTAAATTGCGCTACAATTATTATTCTGCATTATCAAGAGACCGGAATTTTGCCAGTGTTGGTGCTACTATCAATCTGCCAGTAAGCAGAAGTAAAAATGATCTTGAAAGTGAAAATGAGATGAAGCTGAAAGAAAATTCTATCCAGGATCTGCAGCTGCTGTATCGCAACAGGCTCAGTGAAATATACAGAGATTATTATCTTGCAAAATCTGAAATAGAAGTCCTGGAAAGCGAGGTACAATACCTTGAAGCAGAACTTAAAGTGAATTCCACCAACGAAAAAAGCAATACTTTCAGTCCTGCAGCATATCTTGCTACCGCAGAAAAACTATTAAATAATCAAATACAGATTTGTGATAAAAAATCAGACCTGTATGAAAAATACCTTGATTACAGAATGCTATCAGGAACAGATGATACAGCCGAAAACCTGCAGAAACTTACCAATAACGATAACGCGGGAAATGAAACCTATATCTGGAGCAGCTTTTTTACAAACTATTCCAATGCCTACATTATCAACCTGATGAATCACTGGCACATCAACAGGGTTTTCCTGTCGATTGGCAAAGTGACAGACCTTGTAAAAGTTTCAGATTTCATGGCGCTGGCTGCACAAAACAACATCCAGGTTTACCGCCTTATCGGTGAAAATTCTTATGCTAAAACAGATGATGGTTTTAATGATCTCCAGATCGCTTTGCAGGATGCGAAAAACATGGGATTTGCCGGGGTACATCTCGATATTGAACCTCACACTTTTGATGATTATAAAACCAATGTAGACCTTTATGCACAAAGGCTTATTAACCTTTTTACCAGCTCAAAGACCTGGTGTACACAGAACAATATGGATTTGGGAGTAAGCGTTCCGATGCAGCTCCCGGCAGAAGTAGCCACCGCTTTGTATAACAACAGCATTATGACCTATATTATGGCTTATGATGTTCTTACTCTCGATAAAAAATTAAATAAAACTGCGGTAATAAGAAATATTCTGGGTCCTGACCTGTATGTCTGGGTATTCCGGATTAATGATTTCCAGGTATTCAGTGATCTTCTGGATGCAGAAGCGTATGTACAGGCAGCAGGCGTTACAAAAATAGGATATTACGATCTATCACAAATGAATAATTTTAAGCCATAA
- a CDS encoding DUF7677 family protein: MELSKDFKSALRHFVYYYTNGTLPYVINDSELLKDIDYREDLKDEASLVEQVFAIFANNIKMDESGKVLNLTHSMKRASQWIRFVCRKENDTYQVDPEFEDWEVELH, from the coding sequence ATGGAATTATCTAAAGATTTTAAAAGTGCATTAAGACACTTTGTATATTATTACACAAATGGAACGTTGCCTTACGTTATAAATGATAGTGAATTACTAAAAGATATAGATTATAGAGAGGATTTAAAAGATGAAGCGAGTTTGGTCGAACAAGTATTTGCAATTTTTGCCAACAATATAAAAATGGATGAATCTGGAAAAGTTTTAAATCTTACGCACTCAATGAAAAGAGCCTCTCAATGGATTCGGTTTGTCTGTAGGAAAGAAAATGATACATATCAAGTGGACCCAGAATTTGAAGATTGGGAAGTAGAGTTGCATTAA
- a CDS encoding winged helix-turn-helix transcriptional regulator codes for MKNKPSIPEDNQQCGVDYAFKRIGGKYKGRILWHLNSKEVLRYGELRRTLPDITTKMLTQTLRELEDDRLITRKVYHEVPPKVEYALSETGMELIPFIKHLHQWGNKQLEKEVISCEK; via the coding sequence ATGAAAAATAAACCATCAATTCCAGAGGATAATCAGCAATGTGGTGTGGATTACGCATTCAAACGTATCGGTGGGAAATATAAGGGAAGAATCTTATGGCATCTCAATTCCAAGGAAGTATTGCGTTACGGGGAACTGAGAAGAACATTGCCTGATATCACTACCAAAATGTTGACACAGACTTTAAGGGAACTGGAGGACGACCGGTTAATCACCAGAAAGGTATACCACGAGGTGCCGCCAAAAGTAGAATATGCTTTGAGCGAAACCGGGATGGAACTGATCCCCTTTATCAAACATCTGCATCAATGGGGCAATAAGCAACTGGAGAAGGAGGTGATATCTTGTGAGAAATAA